One window from the genome of Salvia miltiorrhiza cultivar Shanhuang (shh) chromosome 7, IMPLAD_Smil_shh, whole genome shotgun sequence encodes:
- the LOC130993435 gene encoding uncharacterized protein LOC130993435 has translation MQTSAIVFNTKPILGCIHVRPSSSCSHSKGSTNSAQFPAKFNRPPLKGCGRRLCSVSNKVRKVEVPLRYLILTIKVPPIRNSISPCRGVQLSVAAPESVAWEEQIPLNTVRRKHDPSWRGGFSLGVDLGLSRTGVAISKGFIVRPLTVLKLRGQKLELRLLDLAEKQEVDEFIIGLPKSSEGKETEQSNKVRSVAGRFAVRAAERGWRVYLQDEHGTSSEALDHMIATGVSKSVREGKLDAYAAVKILERYFCESGKGIELVVPKQLHLQNNLWKGPPKDIDFYPPTIIATNGGQSM, from the exons ATGCAGACCTCAGCTATCGTATTCAACACAAAACCAATTTTAGGATGTATTCATGTGAGGCCCAGCAGTAGTTGTAGCCATAGTAAAGGAAGCACTAATTCTGCTCAGTTTCCAGCCAAATTTAATCGGCCGCCACTGAAGGGTTGTGGTAGGCGCTTGTGTTCCGTTAGCAATAAG GTAAGAAAAGTTGAAGTTCCACTCCGCTATCTTATTCTGACTATAAAAGTCCCTCCTATCAG AAACTCAATTTCTCCATGCAGAGGAGTGCAATTGTCGGTAGCGGCGCCGGAGTCAGTGGCCTGGGAGGAGCAAATTCCCCTGAACACCGTTCGCCGGAAGCATGATCCGTCATGGCGCGGCGGGTTTAGCCTAGGGGTAGATTTGGGATTGTCACGGACGGGCGTTGCCATTAGCAAAGGCTTCATAGTTCGCCCCTTAACG GTACTTAAATTACGAGGGCAGAAGCTTGAGCTTAGACTTCTTGATCTCGCTGAAAAGCAG GAAGTGGATGAATTTATAATTGGGCTTCCAAAGAGCAGCGAGGGGAAGGAAACAGAGCAGTCGAACAAAGTTCGTAGTGTGGCCGGAAGGTTTGCGGTTCGGGCGGCAGAGAG GGGATGGAGAGTATACCTACAGGATGAGCACGGAACCTCTTCTGAGGCGCTCGATCACATGATAGCCAC AGGAGTCAGTAAATCTGTGCGTGAAGGAAAACTTGATGCTTACGCTGCTGTG AAGATACTTGAAAGATATTTCTGCGAATCGGGGAAGGGGATTGAGCTTGTTGTACCCAAGCAGCTACACCTTCAAAACAACCTCTGGAAAGGTCCTCCAAAGGATATAGACTTTTACCCACCAACAATCATTGCCACTAATG GAGGGCAGTCCATGTGA
- the LOC130993436 gene encoding uncharacterized protein LOC130993436: MTEVILHVYDVTNSGNDKTNNTILQINKIFKDGIGLGGIFHSAVQVYGDDEWSFGFCEHGTGVFSCPATKNPMYTYRETIRLGKTSFSIFKVNQILRELSREWPGQSYDLLSKNCNHFCDELCERLGVPKLPGWVNRLAHAGDAAVEIAGNTAYRLRQAKTEIVSASKVAYRYLAGVASSNSAVGPESPGNSSRGSPRFHGTWFKNLISPGAKPSTSSERDQVVVKQPSLSHRDV; encoded by the exons ATGACGGAGGTGATCCTCCATGTATACGACGTGACTAATAGTGGCAACGACAAAACCAACAACACTATTTTGCAGATCAACAAGATCTTCAAAGATGGAATTGGTCTCGGCGGCATCTTCCACAGCGCTGTTCAG GTTTATGGAGATGATGAATGGTCCTTTGGGTTCTGTGAACACGGTACTGGTGTGTTTAGCTGTCCCGCAACGAAGAATCCAATGTACACATACCGTGAAACTATTAGACTTGGGAAAACATCCTTCTCTATCTTCAAGGTCAATCAGATCCTGAGGGAACTCAGTAGAGAGTGGCCTGGACAATCATATGATTTGCTATCCAAGAACTGCAATCACTTCTGCGATGAGTTATGTGAAAGACTTGGTGTGCCAAAGCTTCCTG GATGGGTTAACAGGCTTGCTCATGCTGGAGATGCTGCTGTTGAAATAGCTGGAAACACAGCCTATCGT TTGAGGCAAGCAAAAACCGAGATTGTAAGTGCTAGCAAAGTAGCATACCGGTATCTGGCTGGAGTTGCATCGAGCAATTCGGCAGTTGGACCTGAGTCTCCTGGAAACTCCAGTAGAGGAAGTCCGAGATTCCACGGTACGTGGTTCAAGAACCTTATCTCACCTGGTGCAAAGCCATCTACTAGTTCAGAACGTGATCAAGTGGTGGTAAAGCAACCTTCCCTCTCTCACCGCGATGTCTGA